The Oreochromis niloticus isolate F11D_XX linkage group LG15, O_niloticus_UMD_NMBU, whole genome shotgun sequence genome includes a region encoding these proteins:
- the dll4 gene encoding delta-like protein 4 — MAAWFTFTIAFSTTLISQVFGSGVFELDLHEFKNHKGLLANGDACKPNCRTYFRICLKNYQAVVSPGDCIFGSTMTPVLGTNSFSAKDSGTLPTPIQIPFNFGWPGSFSLIIEARHSPYGNLPVETNNQDALISLFTIQRQLGVGTDWSQDTLADVQTELKYSYRFICNESYYGESCSKKCTPRDDRFGHYTCTRDGQLSCLPGWKGKYCEEPICLEGCSERNGNCTKPGECVCRDGWQGTFCDECRKYPACKHGTCQLPWQCNCQEGWGGLLCDQDLNFCTHHHPCVNGATCMNTGQGSYTCTCLPGFTGVNCELEMKECDSNPCRNGGTCTNLESGYMCTCPQGFEGSHCEHSLLTCADSPCFHKGKCKEKDNGRSYMCECPRGYTGLNCEKKVDKCTSLPCANGGLCQLHGGNRVCSCRAGFTGQRCETNINECNGNPCLNGGTCQDRINDYTCICPAGYGGRNCDRILNECSLRACLNGGTCSGGGGPGKSPATCTCPAGFTGPQCEYFAVTSPVTTGENKDGFQWAAVSLAVGLVALLVVLCMVVLALRHIHRQAQRQRRESETMNNLSSSQRDNLIPVSQLKNTNQKISLEVDCDSEKSNFIHKNYHLDPYNSKSKEFKDEKSQEDKSLIYDKCLDDKTPLSRVYSEKPECRISTICSSRDSMYQSVFVIAEERRECVIATEV; from the exons ATGGCAGCCTGGTTCACCTTTACCATCGCATTTAGCACCACGTTAATATCACAG GTATTTGGATCCGGAGTTTTTGAGCTGGATCTCCACgaatttaaaaatcacaaaggtCTGCTTGCAAACGGAGACGCATGCAAGCCCAACTGCAGGACTTATTTTAGAATTTGCTTGAAGAACTATCAGGCTGTGGTCTCTCCAGGTGACTGCATCTTTGGAAGTACAATGACACCAGTGCTGGGGACAAACTCTTTCAGCGCCAAGGACAGTGGCACTTTACCTACACCGATTCAAATACCCTTCAACTTTGGCTGGCCG GGGTCCTTTTCATTAATAATTGAAGCCCGACATTCACCTTATGGAAACCTACCTGTAG AAACCAACAACCAAGACGCTTTGATTAGCCTCTTTACCATCCAAAGACAACTTGGTGTAGGAACTGACTGGTCTCAGGACACACTGGCCGATGTGCAGACAGAGCTGAAGTATTCGTACCGATTCATCTGCAATGAAAGTTACTACGGAGAAAGTTGTTCCAAAAAGTGCACGCCCAGGGATGACCGATTCGGCCACTATACCTGCACCCGTGATGGACAGCTATCCTGTCTGCCCGGCTGGAAGGGGAAATACTGCGAAGAAC CTATCTGTCTGGAGGGTTGCAGCGAGAGGAATGGAAACTGCACCAAACCTGGCGAGTGTGT atgCAGAGATGGCTGGCAGGGCACGTTCTGTGACGAGTGCAGGAAGTACCCGGCCTGCAAGCACGGTACCTGCCAGCTGCCATGGCAGTGTAACTGTCAGGAGGGCTGGGGAGGCCTATTATGTGACCAAG ACCTGAACTTCTGCACCCATCACCATCCCTGCGTGAATGGCGCCACTTGCATGAACACTGGCCAGGGAAGCTATACGTGTACATGCTTGCCAGGCTTCACGGGGGTCAACTGTGAGCTGGAGATGAAGGAGTGTGACAGCAACCCCTGCAGGAATGGGGGGACATGCACA AATCTGGAGAGCGGCTACATGTGCACCTGTCCCCAGGGCTTCGAGGGTTCCCACTGTGAGCACAGCCTGCTGACCTGTGCTGACTCTCCCTGCTTCCACAAGGGGAAATGTAAGGAGAAGGACAACGGGCGCAGCTACATGTGCGAGTGTCCCCGAGGCTACACCGGGCTCAACTGCGAGAAGAAAGTGGACAAGTGCACGTCGCTTCCCTGCGCTAATG gAGGTCTGTGTCAGCTCCACGGTGGCAACCGTGTGTGCAGCTGCCGCGCAGGGTTTACCGGCCAGCGCTGCGAAACCAACATCAACGAGTGTAATGGAAACCCCTGCCTTAACGGAGGCACCTGCCAGGATCGAATCAACGACTACACCTGCATCTGTCCTGCAGGCTATGGAGGGCGAAACTGCGACCGGATCCTGAACGAGTGTTCCCTTCGGGCCTGCCTCAATGGGGGTACTTGCAGTGGAGGAGGTGGTCCGGGCAAGTCTCCAGCAACTTGCACCTGTCCCGCTGGCTTCACTGGACCCCAATGCGAATATTTCGCTGTCACCTCTCCTGTGACCACCGGAGAGAACAAAGATGGTTTCCAGTGGGCGGCGGTTTCTCTGGCTGTTGGGCTGGTGGCACTACTGGTGGTGCTGTGCATGGTGGTCTTGGCCTTGAGGCACATCCACAGGCAAGCCCAGAGGCAGCGAAGAGAATCAGAGACTATGAACAACTTGTCCAGCAGTCAGAGGGATAACCTGATCCCAGTGTCCCAGCTCAAAAACACCAACCAGAAAATCAGCCTGGAAGTAGACTGTGACTCAgagaaatcaaactttattcataAAAATTATCACTTGGACCCTTACAACTCGAAATCAAAGGAGTTCAAGGACGAAAAGTCACAAGAGGATAAAAGTCTTATTTATGACAAGTGTTTAGATGATAAAACGCCTTTGAGTAGAGTGTACAG CGAAAAGCCAGAGTGTAGAATATCTACGATATGCTCCTCGAGAGACTCCATGTACCAGTCGGTATTTGTTATAGCAGAAGAGAGGAGGGAATGCGTCATAGCGACTGAG GTATAA
- the LOC106097917 gene encoding uncharacterized protein LOC106097917 isoform X6, which produces MLALNSRQLSLLLFVVCQNHICSCHYRAPNNGRGLNIGGAWRIIMLRLTLARAVAWAPSINARAHTPSRPQIKLPGTRFLKAENHYNDYEEQRAMYRVGTDSSESWTVNSFKKFLAVNDD; this is translated from the exons ATGCTCGCTCTCAATAGCAGACAGCTGTCACTATTGTTGTTTGTGGTCTGCCAGAACCATATTTGCAGCTGCCACTACCGCGCGCCCAACAATGGAAGGGGACTAAACATCGGTGGCGCGTGGCGGATAATAATGCTGCGATTAACCTTGGCGCGTGCAGTCGCCTGGGCTCCTTCTATCAATGCCCGCGCGCACACCCCCTCGCGCCCGCAGATTAAGTTACCGGGCACGCGCTTTCTGAAG GCAGAAAACCATTATAATGATTATGAAGAGCAAAGGGCGATGTACAGAGTGGGAACAGATTCATCAGAGTCTTGGACAGTTAACAGCTTTAAG
- the LOC106097917 gene encoding uncharacterized protein LOC106097917 isoform X5: MLALNSRQLSLLLFVVCQNHICSCHYRAPNNGRGLNIGGAWRIIMLRLTLARAVAWAPSINARAHTPSRPQIKLPGTRFLKAENHYNDYEEQRAMYRVGTDSSESWTVNSFKVQNSELQHC; the protein is encoded by the exons ATGCTCGCTCTCAATAGCAGACAGCTGTCACTATTGTTGTTTGTGGTCTGCCAGAACCATATTTGCAGCTGCCACTACCGCGCGCCCAACAATGGAAGGGGACTAAACATCGGTGGCGCGTGGCGGATAATAATGCTGCGATTAACCTTGGCGCGTGCAGTCGCCTGGGCTCCTTCTATCAATGCCCGCGCGCACACCCCCTCGCGCCCGCAGATTAAGTTACCGGGCACGCGCTTTCTGAAG GCAGAAAACCATTATAATGATTATGAAGAGCAAAGGGCGATGTACAGAGTGGGAACAGATTCATCAGAGTCTTGGACAGTTAACAGCTTTAAG
- the chac1 gene encoding glutathione-specific gamma-glutamylcyclotransferase 1 has protein sequence MKPQDIIAGKTSLWIFGYGSLVWKPDFKYKRSKVGYIQGYKRRFWHGDNFHRGNDELPGRVVTLIEDDDETTWGVAFEVAGSQLEESLKYLNVRETVCGGYMTKMVDFFPEGEEQPSVQALVYIATSDNPLYLGPATSEEIGAQIAMSRGKTGHNLEYLFRLAEFMRRSCPHVEDHHLFSIEAAALTMVSYLLAAQ, from the exons ATGAAGCCTCAAGATATCATCGCCGGGAAGACCAGCCTGTGGATCTTCGGGTACGGGTCACTGGTGTGGAAGCCTGACTTCAAATATAAGAGGAGCAAGGTCGGTTACATTCAAGGCTACAAGAGACGCTTCTGGCACGGAGACAACTTCCATCGTGGGAACGATGAGTTG CCCGGAAGAGTGGTGACGCTGATCGAAGATGATGAC GAGACCACTTGGGGTGTGGCGTTTGAGGTGGCAGGCTCACAGTTGGAGGAGTCCCTGAAGTACCTCAATGTGCGAGAGACTGTCTGCGGTGGCTACATGACCAAAATGGTGGATTTCTTCCCTGAGGGGGAGGAACAGCCTTCGGTTCAGGCGCTGGTTTACATCGCCACCTCCGACAACCCTCTCTACCTGGGCCCGGCCACCTCGGAGGAGATCGGCGCCCAGATCGCAATGTCCAGAGGGAAGACGGGCCACAACCTGGAGTACCTGTTCCGGCTTGCGGAGTTCATGAGGAGGAGTTGCCCACATGTGGAGGACCATCACCTGTTCTCCATCGAGGCCGCAGCATTGACCATGGTGTCTTACCTGTTAGCAGCACAGTAG